The proteins below are encoded in one region of Deltaproteobacteria bacterium:
- a CDS encoding Crp/Fnr family transcriptional regulator, translating to MNKTKLWYINANKLFSGLSGKNRGEIASKLTEMNVKKNDFVYNAGDKAKTVYVVKEGRVKIIRYSPDGRELIIDILEQGDIFGELAMAGEKERETDAVAMEDSFICAMQRGDFEDLLGQMPGLSLSIIKWMGLRLRRVENRFENMIFNDVRTRLIALFNDLAKKYGMTVNDGIKIKLRLSHNEIASLVGATRETVTLELNNLKRSGSILMDGKYFILPQKHLS from the coding sequence ATGAACAAAACCAAACTCTGGTACATAAACGCAAATAAACTCTTCTCCGGACTCTCGGGAAAAAACAGGGGCGAAATAGCATCCAAATTAACGGAGATGAATGTTAAGAAAAATGATTTTGTCTACAACGCAGGGGATAAAGCCAAGACCGTCTATGTAGTGAAGGAAGGCAGGGTCAAAATAATCCGATACTCTCCGGATGGAAGAGAGCTTATAATCGACATCCTTGAACAGGGAGACATATTCGGCGAACTGGCTATGGCCGGAGAAAAAGAACGGGAAACCGATGCAGTGGCAATGGAAGATTCCTTTATATGCGCTATGCAACGGGGAGATTTTGAAGACCTGCTCGGTCAAATGCCGGGTCTTTCTCTTAGCATAATAAAATGGATGGGCCTTCGGTTGAGGAGGGTAGAGAACCGTTTTGAGAATATGATCTTTAATGATGTGCGGACGAGACTTATCGCCCTCTTCAATGACCTGGCTAAAAAATACGGTATGACTGTTAATGATGGAATAAAGATAAAACTTAGATTATCGCACAATGAGATAGCCAGCCTCGTCGGCGCCACAAGAGAGACGGTCACGCTCGAATTAAACAACCTCAAAAGAAGCGGCAGCATCCTCATGGATGGTAAATATTTTATCCTGCCTCAAAAGCATCTATCATAA
- a CDS encoding TVP38/TMEM64 family protein → MNQDKSKITKRKARYIIGASILIIIILTSFALLPDSLVAFLEPEGSIQRWLTAAGKMAPLLFIAVMALTVASPLPTLPLDIAAGALFGPFLGTLYAVFGASCGAMINFFLARYLGRKFIERFLKGHINFCTICSDKLVARLILISRLVPVISFDLISYGAGLTKVSARSFFLANFLGMIPLTLAYTLLGKYVTIKLWMAIPLGVVMVALFFAIPYWLEKHDLFGVSKLFRHPEADQEKQTGTLSDMLKDVKERR, encoded by the coding sequence GTGAATCAAGATAAGTCGAAAATAACGAAGAGAAAGGCAAGGTATATTATAGGTGCCTCAATCCTTATCATCATAATTCTTACCAGTTTTGCCCTGCTACCAGACTCTCTCGTGGCATTCCTCGAGCCAGAGGGGAGCATACAGAGGTGGCTAACCGCCGCTGGGAAGATGGCACCGCTGCTCTTCATTGCAGTAATGGCTTTAACGGTTGCAAGCCCGTTACCGACGCTTCCCCTGGATATAGCCGCGGGGGCATTATTCGGCCCGTTTCTGGGGACGCTGTATGCTGTGTTTGGCGCTTCTTGTGGAGCCATGATTAATTTTTTTCTGGCCCGTTATCTTGGGCGAAAATTTATTGAACGTTTTCTCAAGGGGCATATCAATTTTTGCACGATCTGTTCGGACAAACTCGTGGCCCGCCTGATTCTTATATCCCGACTGGTGCCGGTAATTTCTTTTGACCTGATAAGTTATGGAGCCGGGCTCACGAAAGTTTCTGCCCGGTCCTTTTTTCTGGCGAATTTCTTGGGCATGATCCCGCTCACGTTGGCCTACACATTGTTAGGCAAGTACGTGACCATCAAACTGTGGATGGCAATTCCCCTGGGGGTAGTCATGGTGGCGCTGTTTTTTGCCATCCCTTACTGGCTTGAGAAGCATGACCTATTCGGGGTGAGCAAGCTGTTCCGCCATCCAGAAGCCGATCAAGAAAAGCAAACAGGGACACTTTCAGATATGCTAAAAGACGTCAAAGAAAGGAGGTGA
- a CDS encoding SEC-C metal-binding domain-containing protein, translating to MADKTQKEKLFAQCSCGSGKKYGECCGRNEPCSCGSGKKAGECCFKAAK from the coding sequence ATGGCGGATAAAACTCAAAAAGAAAAGCTTTTTGCCCAATGTTCATGCGGTTCTGGCAAAAAATATGGAGAATGTTGCGGCAGAAATGAGCCGTGTTCTTGCGGTTCCGGTAAAAAGGCAGGGGAGTGTTGTTTTAAGGCTGCAAAATGA
- a CDS encoding cytochrome C peroxidase, with translation MCQNWKKMVIIALLALPLIMMGGFRGDAQAGEKNPCAKNPCAMKNPCAKNPYAANPCAAKKDMAKSSKPIRKITITDKDKLMKLGEKLWNDTKLGTSGAACALCHPGGKGLKKAPFPKYLKMPDDILTLDQMINFCMENPMKGKPLSWNSIKMTALAAYIQANAKEEGEGGTPANPCAAKNPCMMKNPCGIKNPCMMKNPCGKE, from the coding sequence ATGTGTCAAAATTGGAAGAAGATGGTTATAATAGCATTACTGGCATTGCCATTGATTATGATGGGAGGTTTTAGAGGGGATGCTCAGGCAGGTGAAAAGAACCCCTGTGCAAAAAATCCTTGCGCCATGAAAAACCCATGCGCCAAGAATCCATACGCGGCTAATCCATGCGCGGCGAAGAAAGATATGGCAAAAAGTTCAAAACCTATCAGGAAAATAACTATTACCGATAAGGACAAACTCATGAAGCTGGGCGAGAAACTATGGAATGACACAAAGCTCGGGACATCCGGTGCGGCCTGCGCTTTATGCCATCCCGGTGGCAAGGGTCTGAAGAAAGCCCCGTTTCCAAAATATCTGAAGATGCCTGATGATATTTTAACCTTAGACCAAATGATAAATTTCTGCATGGAAAACCCCATGAAGGGCAAGCCGCTATCATGGAACTCGATAAAGATGACTGCCCTGGCAGCCTATATCCAGGCCAATGCAAAGGAGGAAGGGGAGGGAGGGACGCCTGCAAATCCGTGCGCTGCAAAGAATCCTTGCATGATGAAAAACCCCTGTGGTATAAAGAATCCGTGTATGATGAAAAACCCATGCGGGAAGGAGTAG
- the yihA gene encoding ribosome biogenesis GTP-binding protein YihA/YsxC → MIIKSAEFIKSSSSIELCPKITAPEFAFIGRSNVGKSSLINMLVNRTGLAKTSAKPGKTRLINHFLINKSWYLVDLPGYGYASASKVEIAKWSKFIDDYLSKRENLACLFVLVDSRIEPQKIDMEFISNLKFLGVPFVLISTKTDKISKLKIERHIKSFKRELIEMREELPTHFMSSSKTATGRSEILSLIKKINNEWNLDKTIEEVKRGKKVELIGDTYSEPKKEI, encoded by the coding sequence ATGATTATAAAATCTGCCGAATTTATTAAAAGTAGTTCTTCTATTGAGCTTTGCCCTAAAATAACTGCACCTGAATTCGCTTTTATTGGCAGGTCAAATGTTGGCAAATCATCTTTAATAAACATGTTGGTTAATAGAACCGGTCTTGCTAAAACCTCAGCAAAACCAGGGAAAACCAGACTAATTAATCACTTTCTTATAAACAAAAGCTGGTATCTGGTTGATTTGCCGGGATATGGATATGCATCAGCTTCAAAAGTAGAAATTGCAAAATGGAGTAAATTTATTGATGACTACCTTAGTAAAAGAGAAAACCTTGCATGCCTTTTTGTGTTAGTTGACTCACGCATTGAACCTCAGAAAATTGACATGGAATTTATAAGTAATTTAAAGTTTCTGGGAGTTCCTTTTGTTCTTATTTCTACCAAAACTGATAAAATATCAAAACTGAAAATTGAAAGACATATTAAATCATTTAAAAGAGAGCTTATAGAAATGCGGGAGGAGTTGCCAACACACTTTATGTCGTCTTCTAAAACTGCTACAGGCCGCAGTGAAATACTATCTCTGATTAAAAAAATCAACAATGAATGGAATCTTGATAAAACAATTGAAGAAGTAAAAAGAGGTAAAAAAGTGGAGTTAATTGGGGACACATATTCAGAACCGAAAAAGGAGATATAA